From Dasypus novemcinctus isolate mDasNov1 chromosome 8, mDasNov1.1.hap2, whole genome shotgun sequence, the proteins below share one genomic window:
- the TOR2A gene encoding prosalusin isoform X2: MDKLPPGLMEVLQPFLGSSWVVYGTNYRKAIFIFISNTGGEQINQVVLEAWRSRRDREEIRLQELEPAISRAVLDNPHHGFWRSGIMEERLLDVVVPFLPLQRHHVRHCVLNELAQLGLEPRDEVIQAVLDSTTFFPEDERLFSSNGCKTVASRITFFL, from the exons ATGGACAAGCTGCCCCCAGGCCTGATGGAGGTCCTGCAGCCTTTCCTGGGCTCCTCCTGGGTTGTATACGGGACCAATTATCGCAAAGCTATCTTCATCTTCATCAG CAATACTGGTGGTGAGCAGATCAATCAGGTGGTGCTGGAGGCATGGCGCAGCCGCCGGGACCGCGAAGAGATCCGTCTGCAGGAGCTCGAGCCGGCCATCTCCCGGGCTGTGCTGGACAACCCGCACC ATGGCTTCTGGCGCTCGGGCATCATGGAGGAACGCCTCCTGGATGTCGTGGTGCCCTTCCTCCCACTTCAGCGTCACCATGTGCGGCACTGCGTGCTCAACGAGCTGGCCCAGCTGGGCCTGGAGCCACGGGATGAGGTCATCCAGGCTGTGCTGGACAGCACCACCTTCTTTCCTGAGGATGAGCGGCTCTTTTCCTCCAATGGCTGCAAGACCGTGGCCTCCCGAATCACCTTCTTCCTCTGA